The Rhipicephalus sanguineus isolate Rsan-2018 chromosome 7, BIME_Rsan_1.4, whole genome shotgun sequence genome includes a window with the following:
- the LOC119400366 gene encoding U-scoloptoxin(16)-Er6a, producing the protein MHFNPALLVAIAILVSSEWHLSRGYLARAQVPIKDGKCQYNGTEISPSEPLKLEHPCEEWRCHVSTGETGELVQAGCGVVVPGPGCTKVRGTGVYPDCCYKIVCD; encoded by the exons ATGCATTTCAATCCGGCCCTTCTGGTTGCCATAGCGATACTAGTGTCATCCGAGTGGCATCTGTCTCGAGGTTACCTTGCAAGGGCGCAAGTTCCCATTAAAGACG GTAAATGCCAGTACAACGGCACGGAGATATCACCGTCTGAGCCACTGAAACTGGAGCATCCCTGCGAAGAATGGCGTTGTCACGTGAGCACAGGAGAGACCGGAGAACTTGTCCAAGCAGG TTGTGGCGTTGTGGTTCCGGGTCCAGGTTGCACTAAGGTCAGAGGCACTGGTGTCTATCCGGACTGCTGCTACAAGATTGTGTGCGACTGA